A genome region from Arthrobacter sp. SLBN-100 includes the following:
- a CDS encoding amino acid permease: MHAEQQLSKSLKPRHLSMIAIAGVIGAGLFVGSGAAIQQAGPGILVAYAAAGLVVILVMRMLGEMAAANPETGSFSTYADKALGRWAGFSIGWLYAWFWIIVLGIEATAGAAIMHRWVPGIDQWVWALLLMVLLTLTNLGSVKSYGEFEFWFASIKVAAIVLFLVFGAAAILGLVPGVPAPGLSNLINNGGFMPNGPGAVLAGILVVVFSFFGAEIATIAAGESENPVDAVKKAVKSTVWRILVFYIGSIAVVVTLLPWNSASVAKSPYVAVIELFGIPGAGTIMDVVVLTSVLSCLNSGLYTASRMLFSLSTRGDAPRSWTRISKRGVPAAAVLASTVVGFVTVGLNYIAPDTVFLFLVNTSGAIALFVWLVISASQLILRRRMGAAAKDLQLKMWLFPYLTWAAIISIVALLIGMVIVESTRESLLLSLALAAVVVAVGVLRYRRQGATAAGLPATVERTPAEEARR; encoded by the coding sequence ATGCATGCTGAGCAGCAACTATCAAAATCCTTGAAACCCAGGCACCTGTCGATGATCGCCATCGCGGGCGTCATCGGCGCAGGCCTGTTTGTAGGTTCGGGGGCCGCGATCCAGCAGGCCGGCCCGGGCATACTCGTCGCTTACGCGGCAGCCGGGCTGGTGGTCATCCTTGTGATGCGCATGCTGGGGGAGATGGCGGCTGCCAATCCTGAAACCGGCTCCTTCTCGACATATGCGGACAAGGCACTGGGCCGCTGGGCCGGGTTCAGCATCGGATGGCTCTACGCCTGGTTCTGGATTATCGTCCTGGGCATTGAAGCCACAGCCGGGGCAGCCATCATGCACCGCTGGGTGCCTGGCATCGACCAGTGGGTGTGGGCGCTACTGCTCATGGTGCTGCTGACGCTGACCAACCTTGGTTCGGTGAAGTCGTATGGTGAGTTCGAATTCTGGTTCGCGTCCATTAAGGTGGCAGCAATTGTCCTCTTCCTGGTCTTCGGCGCCGCCGCGATCCTGGGCCTGGTACCCGGTGTTCCCGCACCAGGCCTAAGCAACCTGATCAATAACGGCGGCTTTATGCCCAACGGCCCGGGTGCCGTCCTGGCCGGCATCCTCGTGGTGGTCTTCTCCTTCTTCGGTGCAGAGATAGCCACCATCGCCGCCGGTGAATCCGAGAACCCGGTGGATGCGGTGAAGAAAGCCGTCAAATCCACAGTCTGGCGCATTCTGGTGTTCTACATCGGCTCCATTGCCGTGGTGGTCACCCTGCTGCCATGGAACTCGGCGTCCGTCGCCAAGAGCCCCTATGTCGCAGTCATCGAACTGTTCGGCATCCCTGGCGCCGGAACCATTATGGACGTCGTCGTCCTGACCTCGGTGCTTTCCTGCCTGAACTCCGGACTCTACACCGCCAGCCGGATGCTGTTCTCGCTCTCCACACGAGGTGATGCACCGCGCTCCTGGACGCGCATCTCCAAGCGCGGGGTCCCCGCCGCAGCCGTGCTTGCCTCCACGGTGGTTGGCTTTGTCACGGTGGGGCTGAACTACATCGCCCCGGACACGGTCTTCCTGTTCCTGGTCAACACCTCCGGTGCCATCGCACTGTTCGTGTGGCTGGTCATCTCCGCTTCGCAGCTGATCCTGCGCCGCCGGATGGGCGCTGCCGCAAAAGACCTGCAGCTGAAGATGTGGCTTTTCCCGTACCTCACGTGGGCAGCCATCATCAGCATCGTGGCGCTGCTGATCGGCATGGTGATCGTGGAGTCAACCCGCGAATCGCTGCTGCTCTCCCTGGCACTGGCTGCCGTAGTTGTG